Proteins found in one Longimicrobium sp. genomic segment:
- a CDS encoding ABC transporter ATP-binding protein, protein MIRLRNLEKFFGTGTQRTWVLRNINLDIAPGEFVSVMGPSGAGKSTLLSIMGMFDSAWSGEYWFADRPVHKLGGKDRNTLRNQNIGFVFQQYHLLDNLTVAENLDIPLSYRDIKKREREAMVADALDRFGIVAKKDLYPTQLSGGQQQLVAVARAIIHSPRVILADEPTGNLHSTQGREIMELFRRLNADGTTIVQVTHSEANAAYGHRIIELADGWMVGETAAA, encoded by the coding sequence ATGATCCGCCTGCGCAACCTCGAGAAGTTCTTCGGCACCGGGACCCAGCGCACCTGGGTGCTGCGCAACATCAACCTCGACATCGCCCCCGGCGAGTTCGTCTCCGTGATGGGCCCGAGCGGCGCGGGGAAGAGCACCCTGCTCTCCATCATGGGGATGTTCGACAGCGCCTGGAGCGGCGAGTACTGGTTCGCCGACCGCCCGGTGCACAAGCTCGGCGGCAAGGACCGCAACACGCTGCGCAACCAGAACATCGGCTTCGTTTTCCAGCAGTACCACCTGCTCGACAACCTGACGGTGGCCGAGAACCTCGACATCCCCCTCTCGTACCGTGACATCAAGAAGCGCGAGCGCGAGGCGATGGTGGCCGACGCGCTCGACCGCTTCGGGATCGTGGCCAAGAAGGACCTCTACCCCACCCAGCTCTCCGGCGGGCAGCAGCAGCTGGTGGCCGTGGCGCGCGCCATCATCCACAGCCCCAGGGTGATCCTGGCCGACGAGCCCACGGGGAACCTGCACTCCACGCAGGGGCGCGAGATCATGGAGCTGTTCCGGCGCCTGAACGCGGACGGCACCACCATCGTGCAGGTGACCCACTCCGAGGCGAACGCCGCCTACGGCCACCGCATCATCGAGCTCGCCGACGGCTGGATGGTGGGCGAGACGGCAGCCGCATGA